Proteins found in one Planctomycetes bacterium MalM25 genomic segment:
- the iolG_6 gene encoding Inositol 2-dehydrogenase, with the protein MSSFSKSSRRQFLQGSAAVGAAAFFPGAASQALAAASSGRPRFATIGLRNQGWGITRWALSVADVVALVDVDANVLASTAKKLTEATSSEGKPGVEPDTYKDYHDVLRRDDIDAVMIGTPDHWHTKIAIEAMYAGKDVYCEKPLTLTIDEGKLIEKVVKETGRVFQVGTMQRSAKQFVQAVAMLREGRIGKVKRVTCGIDSFGVSPQIPVTPVPEGLDWDMWLGPAPEVAYRALPEMREGYGGGVPLYSNCHYSFRNWHAYAGGKLTDWGAHHVDIANWALGTTDTGPTKISPLSYKLAVEHKDGYPVVDDQYNSATNFKLKVDMPDDVEMIITSEGDNGILFEGTEGRFFVNRGKIVGKPIEDLADNPLPEDAIDKVYGEKHHGNHVGNFVNAMRSRKQPVSDVWSHNRMLEICHLSNIAMRLGRDLNWDPAARQVIGDDQANSFLSRKSRKGYEIEM; encoded by the coding sequence ATGTCGTCGTTCTCGAAGTCCTCGCGTCGTCAGTTCCTGCAAGGGAGCGCCGCGGTTGGCGCCGCCGCGTTCTTCCCGGGCGCGGCGAGCCAAGCCCTCGCCGCGGCGTCGAGCGGTCGTCCCCGGTTCGCGACCATCGGGCTGCGAAACCAGGGCTGGGGAATTACCCGTTGGGCGCTCTCGGTAGCGGACGTGGTCGCTTTGGTCGATGTGGACGCGAACGTCCTGGCTTCGACCGCCAAGAAGCTCACCGAGGCGACCTCCAGCGAGGGTAAGCCGGGCGTCGAACCGGACACCTACAAGGACTACCACGATGTCCTCCGCCGCGACGACATCGACGCGGTGATGATCGGCACGCCGGACCACTGGCACACGAAGATCGCCATCGAGGCGATGTACGCCGGGAAGGACGTCTACTGCGAGAAGCCCCTTACGCTGACGATCGACGAGGGGAAGCTGATCGAGAAGGTTGTGAAGGAGACCGGCCGCGTCTTCCAGGTCGGGACGATGCAGCGCTCCGCCAAGCAGTTCGTTCAGGCGGTCGCCATGCTGCGTGAGGGTCGCATCGGCAAAGTGAAGCGGGTCACATGCGGCATCGACTCGTTTGGCGTGTCTCCGCAGATCCCGGTCACCCCAGTGCCCGAGGGCCTCGATTGGGACATGTGGCTCGGCCCCGCACCGGAGGTTGCCTACCGCGCCCTGCCGGAGATGCGTGAGGGCTACGGGGGCGGGGTGCCGCTCTACAGCAACTGCCACTACTCGTTCCGCAACTGGCACGCGTACGCGGGCGGCAAGCTGACCGACTGGGGCGCGCATCACGTGGACATCGCGAATTGGGCTCTGGGCACGACTGACACCGGTCCCACAAAAATCTCGCCCCTCTCCTATAAGTTGGCGGTCGAGCACAAGGACGGGTATCCGGTGGTCGATGACCAGTACAACTCGGCAACGAACTTCAAGCTGAAGGTCGATATGCCGGACGACGTCGAGATGATCATCACCAGCGAGGGCGACAACGGCATCCTGTTCGAGGGGACCGAGGGCCGCTTCTTCGTCAACCGCGGCAAGATCGTCGGCAAGCCGATCGAGGACCTGGCCGACAATCCGCTCCCCGAGGACGCGATCGACAAGGTCTACGGCGAGAAGCACCACGGAAACCACGTGGGCAACTTCGTCAACGCGATGCGCTCGCGCAAGCAGCCGGTCTCCGACGTCTGGTCGCACAACCGGATGCTGGAGATCTGCCACCTCTCGAACATCGCGATGCGTCTTGGGCGCGATCTCAACTGGGACCCTGCGGCGCGGCAGGTCATCGGAGACGATCAAGCCAACTCGTTCCTGTCCCGTAAGAGCCGCAAGGGCTACGAGATCGAGATGTAG
- the gpr_1 gene encoding L-glyceraldehyde 3-phosphate reductase, which yields MTPEDRLPKRYLAAGDRYQRIDYRRCGRSGLKLPALSLGLWHNFGDYDCYHRARGILLAAFDEGVTHFDLANNYGPPYGSAEENFGKAMRHDLAPYRDELILSTKAGYDMWPGPYGDWGSRKYLTASLDQSLRRMNVDYVDIFYHHRPDPETPLEETMGALASAVQQGKALYAGLSNYPADRTQQAARLLREMGCPLLIHQPRYSMLDRWVEDDLLDTLADEGVGCIPFSPLAQGLLTDKYLGGVPAGSRAAKEHGYLQKDTLTMETLAKIEKLSDIAFQRGQTLAQMALAWLLKDDRVTTVLVGASSVEQLKQNLACRKVASFSDGELQTIETILAGNAS from the coding sequence ATGACTCCCGAAGACCGCCTGCCGAAACGCTATCTCGCCGCCGGGGACCGCTACCAGCGGATCGACTACCGCCGCTGTGGCAGGAGTGGCCTCAAACTGCCAGCCCTGTCGCTGGGGCTCTGGCACAACTTCGGCGACTACGACTGCTACCACAGGGCGCGCGGCATCCTGCTGGCGGCGTTCGACGAGGGCGTCACGCACTTCGACCTGGCGAACAACTACGGCCCCCCCTACGGCTCGGCCGAGGAGAACTTCGGCAAGGCGATGCGGCACGACCTCGCGCCGTACCGCGACGAGCTGATCCTTTCCACCAAAGCGGGCTACGACATGTGGCCCGGGCCGTACGGAGACTGGGGCTCACGCAAGTACCTCACCGCGAGCCTCGATCAAAGCCTCCGGCGGATGAACGTCGACTACGTCGACATCTTCTATCACCACCGCCCCGACCCGGAGACGCCGCTCGAGGAGACGATGGGCGCGCTCGCCTCGGCGGTGCAGCAGGGCAAGGCGCTGTACGCGGGCCTCTCCAACTACCCGGCCGATCGAACCCAACAAGCGGCCCGCCTGCTGCGTGAGATGGGCTGCCCGCTGCTGATCCACCAGCCGCGGTACTCGATGCTCGATCGCTGGGTCGAGGACGACCTGCTCGACACGCTCGCCGACGAGGGAGTCGGCTGCATCCCCTTCTCGCCCCTCGCGCAGGGCCTGCTAACCGACAAGTACCTCGGCGGTGTCCCCGCCGGCAGCCGCGCCGCGAAGGAGCACGGCTACCTGCAGAAGGACACGCTCACGATGGAGACCCTCGCCAAGATCGAGAAGCTCAGCGACATCGCCTTCCAGCGCGGCCAGACCCTCGCTCAAATGGCCCTCGCCTGGCTGCTGAAGGACGACCGCGTGACGACCGTCCTGGTCGGCGCGAGCAGCGTCGAGCAGTTGAAGCAGAACCTGGCGTGTCGGAAGGTCGCGTCGTTCAGCGACGGCGAGCTGCAAACGATTGAGACGATCCTGGCTGGGAATGCTAGTTAG
- the sucD gene encoding Succinyl-CoA ligase [ADP-forming] subunit alpha: protein MSILVNKETRLICQGITGKAGEFHSKNCLEYGTQLVGGVTPGKGGQSVLGKPVFDTVAEAVEQEGATATMIFVPPPFTADAILEAADAGIEVICAITEGVPVLDMVRVKRELDAKRAAGQNVRLIGPNCPGVITPDECKIGIMPGYIHKKGPVGLVSRSGTLTYEGVWQLSSLGLGQSTCVGIGGDPINGTNFIDCLEMFQADGDTEAILMMGEIGGTAEEEAAAYITEHVTKPVAAFIAGRTAPPGKRMGHAGAIISGGKGTADDKIAALREANIEVAESPADMGAALQRAMG from the coding sequence ATGTCCATTCTCGTAAATAAAGAGACCCGCCTCATCTGCCAAGGCATCACCGGCAAGGCGGGCGAGTTTCATTCCAAGAATTGCCTCGAGTACGGCACCCAGCTCGTCGGCGGCGTGACGCCCGGCAAGGGGGGCCAGAGCGTGCTCGGAAAGCCGGTCTTCGACACCGTCGCCGAGGCGGTCGAGCAAGAGGGGGCGACGGCGACGATGATCTTCGTGCCGCCGCCGTTCACCGCCGATGCGATCCTCGAGGCGGCCGACGCCGGCATCGAGGTCATCTGCGCCATCACGGAGGGCGTGCCCGTCCTCGACATGGTGCGCGTCAAACGCGAGCTGGACGCCAAGCGCGCCGCCGGCCAGAACGTCCGCCTCATCGGCCCGAACTGCCCCGGCGTGATCACGCCCGACGAGTGCAAGATCGGCATCATGCCGGGCTACATCCACAAGAAGGGCCCGGTCGGCCTCGTGAGCCGCTCCGGCACGCTCACCTACGAGGGGGTCTGGCAGCTGTCGAGCCTCGGGCTCGGCCAATCGACCTGCGTCGGCATCGGCGGCGACCCGATCAACGGCACGAACTTCATCGACTGCCTCGAGATGTTCCAAGCGGACGGCGACACCGAGGCGATCCTCATGATGGGCGAGATCGGCGGCACCGCCGAGGAAGAGGCCGCGGCCTACATCACGGAGCACGTCACCAAGCCGGTGGCCGCGTTCATCGCGGGCCGCACGGCCCCCCCCGGCAAGCGGATGGGCCACGCCGGCGCGATCATCAGCGGCGGCAAGGGCACGGCCGACGACAAGATCGCCGCGCTCCGCGAAGCGAATATCGAAGTCGCCGAGAGCCCGGCGGACATGGGGGCGGCGCTGCAACGGGCGATGGGGTGA
- the sucC gene encoding Succinyl-CoA ligase [ADP-forming] subunit beta: MKIHEYQAKQLFREAGIAVPEGVVARTPEEAAAAFKQLGGPIAVVKAQIHAGGRGKGTLVQAPEQHGVELVKTAEDAARVAGALLGSDLVTIQTGPEGQKVNQVLVEAGCDIARELYLGIVVDRGFGKPVLMVSTEGGMDIEKVAAETPHLIHTAPFDPDAGLQAYQCRTLAKKLGLEGAAAKAAGKFLPAICKLFVETDCSLAEINPLVVTGAGDLMALDGKINFDENALFRHSKLVELRDKSEEDPNELRAGEAGLSYVQLEGNIGCLVNGAGLAMSTMDIVKLHGGEPANFLDVGGGANKDQVTEAFRILLSDPNCKAVLVNIFGGIMQCTTIANAVLAAYKEVGFNVPLVVRLEGTEVEEGRKILAESDVDIINAEGLTDAAKKVVAAATAA; encoded by the coding sequence ATGAAAATCCACGAGTACCAAGCCAAGCAGCTCTTCCGCGAGGCGGGCATCGCCGTGCCGGAGGGTGTGGTCGCCCGCACGCCGGAGGAGGCCGCCGCCGCCTTCAAGCAACTTGGCGGGCCGATCGCCGTTGTCAAAGCCCAAATCCACGCCGGCGGGCGCGGCAAGGGGACGCTGGTGCAGGCGCCCGAACAGCACGGTGTCGAGCTGGTCAAAACGGCCGAGGACGCCGCCCGTGTCGCTGGCGCCCTGCTCGGTTCGGATCTGGTCACTATCCAAACGGGACCGGAAGGTCAGAAGGTCAACCAGGTTCTCGTCGAAGCGGGCTGTGACATCGCCCGCGAGTTGTACCTCGGCATCGTGGTCGATCGCGGCTTCGGCAAGCCCGTGCTGATGGTTAGCACCGAAGGTGGCATGGACATCGAGAAGGTCGCCGCGGAGACGCCACACCTGATCCACACCGCGCCATTCGACCCGGACGCCGGCCTGCAGGCGTACCAGTGCCGCACGCTCGCCAAGAAGCTCGGCCTCGAAGGTGCCGCGGCGAAAGCGGCCGGCAAGTTCCTTCCGGCGATCTGCAAGCTCTTCGTTGAGACCGATTGCTCGCTCGCGGAGATCAACCCGCTGGTCGTCACCGGCGCGGGCGACCTGATGGCGCTCGACGGCAAGATCAACTTTGACGAGAACGCTCTCTTCCGCCACTCGAAGCTCGTCGAGCTGCGAGACAAGTCCGAAGAGGACCCCAACGAACTGCGCGCCGGTGAAGCGGGGCTCAGCTATGTGCAGCTCGAAGGCAACATCGGCTGCCTCGTGAACGGCGCCGGCCTCGCCATGAGCACCATGGACATCGTCAAGCTGCACGGCGGCGAGCCGGCTAACTTCCTCGACGTCGGCGGCGGCGCCAACAAGGACCAGGTCACCGAGGCGTTCCGCATCCTGCTGAGCGACCCCAACTGCAAGGCCGTGCTGGTCAACATCTTCGGCGGCATCATGCAGTGCACGACGATCGCGAACGCCGTGCTGGCCGCCTACAAGGAGGTCGGCTTCAACGTGCCTCTGGTCGTGCGGTTGGAAGGGACCGAGGTCGAGGAGGGCCGCAAGATCCTCGCCGAGTCCGACGTCGATATCATCAACGCCGAAGGTCTGACCGACGCGGCTAAGAAAGTGGTGGCGGCCGCCACCGCTGCCTGA
- the nqrA gene encoding Na(+)-translocating NADH-quinone reductase subunit A has product MAKRFQLQKGLDLPIAGEPPQQILQGPTVHTVGLVGDDYHGMKPTMAVSEGDVVKAGQLLFEDKKSPGVKFTSPGAGKVVAVNRGAKRKFESVVIELEGDDAVTFKAYPDANLAQLSRDEVQANLIDSGLWTTLQTRPYSKVPAPGSTPYALFITAIDTNPLAADPKVVIEDKPAEFIAGLQALSTLTDGNTWLCKAAGVELPGEDLGCVEVAEFSGPHPAGLPGTHMHFLAPVGMERECWHIGYQDVIAVGHLFLTGELLLERVVSVAGPCVSRPGLLRTRLGASLADLTAETGAPAEGVRTVSGSVFSGRQSREMAAHLGRRHVQVVQLAEGTKREFLGWMGPGFNKWSVTNVFAQKWLGAPEGGFRFTTSTEGSHRAIVPLGNYEKVLPLDIEPTALLKSLCVGDSEEIQRLGGLELDEEDLGLCSYVCASKNDYGPMLRDVLTTIEQEG; this is encoded by the coding sequence ATGGCCAAACGGTTCCAGCTCCAGAAGGGACTCGACCTGCCGATCGCGGGTGAGCCTCCGCAGCAGATCCTCCAAGGCCCGACGGTGCACACCGTCGGACTCGTCGGCGACGACTACCACGGCATGAAGCCGACGATGGCCGTCAGCGAGGGCGATGTCGTTAAGGCGGGGCAGCTCCTCTTCGAGGACAAGAAGTCACCCGGCGTGAAATTCACGTCGCCTGGAGCAGGCAAAGTCGTCGCGGTGAACCGCGGCGCCAAGCGAAAGTTCGAGTCGGTCGTTATCGAACTGGAAGGCGACGATGCCGTCACGTTCAAGGCGTACCCGGACGCGAACCTCGCCCAGCTCTCTCGCGATGAGGTTCAAGCGAACCTCATCGACTCGGGGCTCTGGACCACGCTGCAGACGCGCCCATACAGCAAGGTGCCCGCGCCCGGATCGACTCCGTACGCGTTGTTCATCACGGCGATCGACACGAACCCGCTGGCGGCCGATCCGAAGGTCGTCATCGAAGACAAGCCGGCCGAGTTCATCGCCGGTTTGCAGGCGCTGAGCACGCTGACCGACGGCAACACGTGGCTCTGCAAGGCGGCAGGCGTCGAGTTGCCGGGCGAGGACCTCGGCTGCGTCGAGGTCGCCGAGTTCAGCGGACCGCACCCGGCCGGCCTGCCCGGCACGCACATGCACTTCCTGGCGCCCGTCGGGATGGAACGCGAGTGCTGGCACATCGGCTATCAAGATGTTATCGCTGTTGGGCACTTGTTCTTAACGGGAGAGTTGCTGCTGGAGCGTGTCGTCTCGGTCGCCGGCCCGTGCGTCAGCCGCCCCGGCCTGTTGCGAACGCGACTCGGCGCGAGCCTCGCCGACCTGACCGCCGAGACGGGCGCCCCGGCCGAGGGCGTGCGGACCGTGAGCGGTTCGGTCTTCTCGGGGCGTCAATCGCGTGAGATGGCCGCCCACCTCGGCCGCCGCCACGTGCAGGTCGTCCAGTTGGCCGAAGGGACCAAGCGCGAGTTCCTCGGCTGGATGGGCCCCGGCTTCAACAAATGGTCGGTGACGAACGTCTTCGCCCAGAAGTGGCTCGGCGCTCCCGAGGGGGGCTTCCGCTTCACGACCAGCACCGAGGGCAGCCACCGCGCCATCGTGCCTCTGGGCAACTACGAGAAGGTGCTGCCGCTCGACATCGAGCCGACCGCGCTGCTCAAGTCGCTCTGCGTTGGCGACAGCGAAGAGATCCAGCGTCTCGGCGGGCTGGAGCTCGACGAGGAGGACCTCGGCCTGTGCAGCTACGTCTGCGCCAGCAAGAACGACTACGGCCCCATGCTGCGTGACGTCCTCACAACGATCGAACAAGAAGGGTAG
- the nqrB gene encoding Na(+)-translocating NADH-quinone reductase subunit B: MKFLRDQLDAVEPLFKKGGKLEKLYPLYEAKDTFLFTPGEVTKGTSHVRDAIDMKRMMSTVIVALLPCILVALFNTGYQANLAIAEQGAAPLQDSITGLGFITRDAIFTDLLGFEYDPSNPVANFVHGLLWFLPIYIATMAVGGVCELIFAIIRGHEINEGFLVSGMLFPLTLPPTIPLWQVGLGIAFGVVIGKEIFGGTGKNFLNPALTARAFLYFAHALRMSGNNVWVAAANEGGIDGYTSPTTLGAMATTTDLATPVSSITGLSWVDCFVGWIPGSMGETSVLACLIGAAILIATGIGSWRVMAGCVVGALGASCLLYAFREYSDNPMMYMNPLWHLIVGGFAFGVVFMATDPVSAAMTEKGKLYYGALIGVMTILIRVINPAFAEGIMLAILFGNVMAPLIDYGVVQANVKRRAARYAAT, translated from the coding sequence ATGAAATTCCTCCGCGACCAACTCGACGCCGTCGAGCCGCTCTTCAAGAAGGGGGGCAAGCTCGAGAAGCTGTACCCGCTTTATGAAGCGAAGGACACGTTCCTGTTCACGCCGGGCGAGGTGACCAAGGGCACCTCCCACGTGCGCGACGCGATCGACATGAAGCGGATGATGTCGACCGTGATCGTCGCCCTCCTGCCGTGCATCCTGGTGGCGTTGTTCAACACCGGCTACCAAGCGAACTTGGCGATCGCCGAGCAGGGCGCCGCGCCGCTGCAGGACTCGATCACCGGGCTCGGCTTCATCACCCGCGACGCGATCTTCACGGACCTCCTCGGGTTCGAGTACGACCCGAGCAACCCGGTCGCGAACTTCGTTCACGGCCTGCTCTGGTTCCTGCCGATCTACATCGCCACGATGGCGGTCGGCGGAGTCTGTGAACTCATTTTCGCGATCATCCGCGGCCACGAGATCAACGAGGGCTTCCTCGTCTCGGGGATGCTCTTCCCGCTCACCCTGCCGCCCACCATCCCGCTGTGGCAGGTCGGCCTGGGCATCGCCTTCGGCGTGGTGATCGGCAAAGAGATCTTCGGCGGCACGGGAAAGAACTTCTTGAACCCCGCCCTCACCGCCCGCGCCTTCTTGTACTTCGCCCATGCACTGCGAATGTCGGGAAATAACGTCTGGGTCGCCGCCGCCAACGAGGGGGGGATAGACGGCTACACTTCACCGACCACGCTCGGCGCCATGGCGACCACCACGGACCTCGCGACGCCCGTCAGCTCGATCACCGGCCTGAGCTGGGTCGACTGCTTCGTTGGCTGGATCCCCGGCTCGATGGGCGAGACCTCGGTGCTCGCTTGTTTGATCGGCGCCGCGATCCTCATCGCGACGGGCATCGGGTCCTGGCGGGTTATGGCGGGCTGTGTCGTCGGCGCGCTCGGAGCGAGTTGCCTGCTCTACGCGTTCCGCGAGTACTCCGACAACCCGATGATGTACATGAACCCGCTGTGGCACCTGATCGTCGGCGGCTTTGCCTTCGGCGTGGTGTTCATGGCGACCGATCCGGTCTCCGCCGCGATGACCGAGAAGGGCAAGCTCTATTACGGCGCCCTGATCGGCGTGATGACGATTCTGATCCGCGTGATCAACCCGGCGTTCGCCGAGGGGATCATGCTGGCGATCCTGTTCGGCAACGTGATGGCCCCGCTGATCGACTACGGCGTGGTCCAAGCCAACGTAAAACGGAGGGCCGCTCGCTATGCCGCCACGTGA
- the nqrC gene encoding Na(+)-translocating NADH-quinone reductase subunit C, with protein MPPRDSWQGTFLVALVLCLVCSAIVSTAAVVLKDWQDANKALDKKKNVLLAAGLCEKNASAEEIDATFDEVIVRKFLDLDTGEVFAADAEDLPIDPETYDAKKAAKDPSQQKPVQPEGALPGIADREPFAEFYEIQEGGELQGYVLPIYGKGLWSTLYGFIALEADKETVKGITYYEHKETPGLGGEVDNANWQALWPGKKIYAEDGEVSLGVVKGKAAADDAYGVDGLSGATITSNGVDDMVKYWLGPTAFGKYLAQH; from the coding sequence ATGCCGCCACGTGATAGCTGGCAGGGGACCTTCCTGGTCGCCCTGGTGTTGTGTCTGGTTTGCTCGGCGATCGTTTCGACCGCCGCGGTTGTCCTGAAAGACTGGCAGGACGCGAACAAGGCGCTCGACAAGAAGAAGAACGTGCTGCTCGCCGCTGGCTTGTGCGAGAAGAACGCGTCCGCCGAGGAGATCGACGCCACCTTCGATGAGGTGATCGTCCGCAAGTTCCTCGATCTCGACACGGGCGAGGTCTTTGCCGCCGACGCAGAGGACCTGCCGATCGATCCCGAAACCTACGACGCCAAGAAGGCGGCCAAGGATCCCTCGCAGCAGAAACCCGTTCAGCCCGAAGGCGCGCTCCCCGGCATCGCCGACCGCGAACCGTTCGCCGAGTTCTATGAGATCCAGGAAGGTGGCGAGCTGCAGGGCTACGTCCTACCGATCTACGGCAAGGGCCTCTGGTCGACGCTCTACGGCTTCATCGCCCTCGAGGCGGATAAGGAGACCGTAAAGGGGATCACCTACTACGAGCACAAAGAGACCCCCGGACTGGGTGGCGAGGTCGACAACGCCAACTGGCAAGCCCTCTGGCCCGGCAAGAAAATCTACGCCGAAGACGGCGAGGTCAGCCTCGGCGTCGTGAAGGGCAAAGCGGCCGCCGACGACGCCTACGGCGTCGACGGCCTGTCCGGCGCCACGATCACGTCGAACGGCGTCGACGACATGGTCAAGTACTGGCTCGGCCCGACCGCCTTCGGCAAGTACCTCGCCCAGCACTGA
- the nqrD gene encoding Na(+)-translocating NADH-quinone reductase subunit D — MAEPKYKEVLLNPLFNNNPIALQVLGICSALAVTTKLETSIIMAIAVTAVTACSNAAVAAIRQFIPSSIRIIVQMTVIASLVIVVDQVLQAVAYDASKTMSVFVGLIVTNCIVMGRAEAFAMKNPPAISFIDGIGQSLGYGLILIVVGFFRELLGSGKLLGQTVLPLASDGGWYEPNGLMLLPPSAFFLIGAFIWVLRSFNPDQIENE, encoded by the coding sequence ATGGCCGAGCCGAAATACAAAGAGGTTCTGCTCAACCCGTTGTTCAACAACAACCCGATCGCTCTGCAGGTGCTCGGCATCTGCTCGGCGCTCGCGGTCACGACCAAGCTCGAGACCTCCATCATCATGGCGATCGCCGTGACGGCGGTCACGGCCTGCTCGAATGCGGCGGTGGCGGCGATCCGGCAATTCATCCCGAGCAGCATCCGCATCATCGTCCAGATGACGGTGATCGCTTCACTGGTGATCGTGGTCGACCAAGTCCTCCAGGCGGTCGCCTACGACGCTTCCAAGACGATGAGCGTGTTCGTCGGTCTGATCGTCACGAACTGTATCGTGATGGGCCGCGCCGAGGCGTTCGCCATGAAGAACCCTCCCGCGATCTCCTTCATCGATGGCATCGGCCAGTCGCTCGGGTACGGGCTGATCCTGATCGTCGTCGGTTTTTTCCGCGAACTGCTAGGCAGCGGCAAGCTGCTCGGCCAGACGGTGCTGCCGCTGGCTTCCGATGGGGGCTGGTACGAGCCGAACGGCCTGATGCTGCTCCCCCCCAGTGCGTTCTTCCTGATCGGCGCCTTCATCTGGGTGCTGCGTAGCTTCAACCCCGATCAGATCGAGAACGAGTGA
- the nqrE gene encoding Na(+)-translocating NADH-quinone reductase subunit E produces MEHYLDIFLKSIFVENLALAFFLGMCTFLAVSKNVKTALGLGVAVIVVMSITIPLNNLIYTYLLKEGGLTWLLGDGYASTNLEFLGLISYIGTIAASVQILEMTLDRFFPALYNALGIFLPLITVNCAILGGSLFMVERNYNFAESCVFGFGSGVGWALAIAALAGIREKMKYSDVPDGLKGLGITFMTVGLMALAFMSFGGM; encoded by the coding sequence ATGGAACACTACCTCGACATCTTCCTGAAATCGATCTTCGTCGAGAACCTGGCGCTCGCCTTCTTCTTGGGCATGTGCACGTTCTTGGCCGTGTCGAAGAACGTGAAGACCGCTCTCGGCCTCGGTGTGGCGGTGATCGTCGTGATGTCGATCACGATCCCGCTGAACAACCTGATCTACACCTACCTCCTCAAGGAGGGGGGACTGACTTGGTTGTTGGGCGACGGCTACGCGAGCACGAACCTCGAGTTCCTCGGGCTGATCTCGTACATCGGCACGATCGCCGCGAGCGTACAGATCCTCGAGATGACGCTCGATCGGTTCTTCCCCGCTCTCTACAACGCCCTGGGCATCTTTTTGCCGCTGATCACGGTTAACTGCGCGATCCTTGGCGGTTCGTTGTTCATGGTCGAGCGGAACTACAACTTCGCGGAGAGCTGCGTCTTCGGCTTCGGGTCGGGCGTCGGCTGGGCCCTGGCGATCGCCGCCCTGGCTGGCATCCGCGAGAAGATGAAGTACAGCGATGTGCCCGACGGCCTCAAGGGCCTGGGCATCACCTTCATGACGGTCGGCCTCATGGCCCTCGCCTTCATGTCGTTCGGCGGAATGTAG
- the nqrF gene encoding Na(+)-translocating NADH-quinone reductase subunit F yields the protein MGTVITGVLMFTLVVLALVAVILWAKSLLVASGPVTISINDQKEIEIPAGGKLLNALSDEGIFVSSACGGGGTCAQCEVKVLSGGGDILPTEKAHISKKEAKEGCRLSCQVAVKQDMKIEVPPEALETKKWECEVISNDNVATFIKEFKLKLPEGEDVAFKAGGYIQIECPPHEVHYKDFDIGEEYREDWDKYDVWRYVSKVDEETIRAYSMANYPGEKGIIMLNVRVASPPPRAPEGTPPGKMSSYIFNCKPGDKVTISGPYGEFFIKDTDAEMVYIGGGAGMAPLRSHIFELFKNLKTGRKVTYWYGGRSLRELFYIDHFREIEKAFPNFKFNIALSEPLPEDNWDGYVGFIHQVLYDNYLKDHAAPEDVEYYICGPPMMNAAVFKLLDDLGVEKENIAFDDFGG from the coding sequence ATGGGCACCGTAATCACCGGCGTTTTGATGTTCACCCTGGTGGTGCTCGCGCTCGTCGCGGTCATCCTCTGGGCGAAGAGCCTGCTCGTGGCCAGCGGGCCGGTCACCATCAGCATCAACGATCAGAAAGAGATCGAGATCCCCGCCGGCGGCAAGCTTCTCAATGCGCTCTCGGACGAGGGGATCTTCGTCTCCAGCGCGTGCGGCGGCGGCGGCACCTGCGCCCAGTGCGAGGTCAAGGTGCTGTCCGGCGGCGGCGACATCCTGCCGACCGAGAAGGCCCACATCAGCAAGAAGGAAGCCAAAGAGGGCTGCCGTCTCTCCTGCCAGGTCGCCGTGAAGCAGGACATGAAGATCGAGGTGCCCCCCGAGGCGCTCGAGACCAAGAAGTGGGAATGCGAGGTCATCAGCAACGACAACGTCGCCACCTTCATCAAGGAGTTCAAGCTGAAGCTCCCCGAGGGCGAGGACGTCGCGTTCAAGGCGGGCGGCTACATCCAGATCGAGTGCCCGCCGCACGAGGTCCACTACAAGGACTTCGACATCGGCGAGGAGTACCGCGAGGACTGGGACAAGTACGACGTGTGGCGGTACGTGTCGAAGGTCGATGAGGAGACCATCCGCGCCTACTCGATGGCGAACTACCCGGGCGAAAAGGGCATCATCATGCTCAATGTCCGCGTCGCGAGCCCGCCGCCCCGCGCCCCCGAGGGGACGCCCCCGGGCAAGATGTCGAGCTATATCTTCAACTGCAAGCCCGGCGACAAGGTCACCATCAGCGGGCCGTACGGCGAGTTCTTCATCAAGGACACCGACGCCGAGATGGTCTACATCGGCGGTGGCGCCGGCATGGCCCCGCTCCGCAGCCACATCTTCGAGCTGTTCAAGAACCTGAAGACCGGACGCAAGGTCACCTACTGGTACGGCGGCCGCAGCCTGCGGGAGCTGTTCTACATCGATCACTTCCGCGAGATCGAGAAGGCGTTCCCGAACTTCAAGTTCAACATCGCCCTCTCCGAGCCCCTGCCCGAGGACAACTGGGACGGCTACGTCGGCTTCATCCACCAGGTGCTGTACGACAACTACCTGAAGGACCACGCGGCACCCGAAGATGTCGAGTACTACATCTGCGGCCCCCCGATGATGAACGCCGCCGTGTTCAAGCTGCTCGACGACCTGGGCGTTGAGAAAGAGAACATCGCGTTCGACGACTTCGGCGGGTGA